In the Acidobacteriota bacterium genome, TCTTGCCATTGATATTGGCCTTTATCTTTCTGGTGCCAATAAAATTTGCGCCCTCGCAAGCGCATGAACTCATCATCGTAGTTACGATGTCGCGGGTGTTTCCCACCAATCCATACGCCAGTTGGGTCATCAGCATTCACTAGATAGAACTCGCAGGATGTGGGTTTGGGAGAACTCAAGATTTCGAGCGTGACCTCTGCTGCATGCTTGACTTTATCGCCGATGAAGTGGGCGTCCGAGAATGAAACCCTTCCGGCGTATGAAGACCGTTGAGGTGATCCCTGCTTTGCTTCACTGACAAAGCCGAACAGCCGCGCAGTCGGATCAAGTTGTTGATTATCAGTGGCCGGATGAAAGAAAGGATCGAGCAAATCCCTCACTGAATGCCGATACCTGTATCGTGGTATCGAGACATAACCCAAATCGCATGCATCACCGTTACTTTCGCGGAAGTAGACCAGTTGCCCTTCTTTCAATGGGTAGTTGTCACGTTTGAGAATTTCTGCGGCAACAAACGCATTTTCAGAACTGTCGCGTTGCTGCTTGGCACGCTCTTGCTGTGCCTTGATCAATTCGTTGTAGGCTTTCACTTCCTCAGTAGAAAACCGAAAAAGTTTCTTCTCAGCCTCATAAAAAAACTTTTCACTACGCTTCAAACTATCGCCGGTTTCATTCGTAATGATGTGCCTGCCGGTCAGTTTCACGTAGCCTTTTTTGGCTTTGAGTTGATCCGGCTTTTGTTTATGCAAGGCGACGACGATCTCGTTATTATTGGCGGTATTGCCAAGCTCGGCCCAGACTTCATCACCATCCGTTGCCCAACTCGCATCTCGATCAAGGACATCAAAAGGCACTCTGACTGTCCTCATCTTTTGTATCTCACCAGGCATATTTTGCGTCGGCAATTTAATAACTCTTCCTGCTGCTCTGAATTCACCTGGTAAGCTACGCCGATCTAACTGTTTTGAGCTAATGGCGGTAAAGCCACTGTTTGTTGCAGCCTCAAACACTGAACGGACGGCACCGCGAATGGTTGAGCCGTGAATCATTGGGGTGCGTGGTTTATTAGATGGCGCTTCTGTCGAGCAGTAATCCATCTGTTTGTGGCCTTTTGTTTCACTACCCTCTTCTGTGTCCTGTTTGATCGTGCGGGAATCCGGCGTGAAAAAAGGAGTCAGCGTTCTTAATCGGCAAGTGATCGTACCTGACAATCCATGAAAACTATTATGTGGTACAAAGGCTTTTTTGAACGCAGTTTCTTGTTCTGGCAAGGGGCTGGCAATTCGCACAAAATTATATGGGTTTCTGAACTGGCGTGGCCCGCCACAATAATTCGGTGGGTCAGGTAACGTAATGCTTTCAAAACGATCCTCGCCTATGCGCCCGACTCTTGGCTCGCCCTTGTTACCCGCAGGAACGAAATGAAGGCTATCCCCCACATTGAGTAGGTTAAGGTCTAAATCTTTGAGTACCGCTTTATCGGCCACATAGACTTTTCCATCAGTCCCTGAAATGCGAAGAATTCTTCTTTGGCGATCAATCTGAGAAATTTTCCCCTGCATAGTTGTGTCCCTCTATTCGAGTTCAAGTCTGTCTAGTCAACTCAGCGCGACGCACGCACACCAATCGGCGATGTTGCCGCCTTCACCCCGCTAACCGCCAACGGGTCAGGTAGCACCGGGCGGTCTTTGTATTCATTGCCAAGCTGCGGATGTTCGATCAACAAGTAGCGCGTGCGATCAGCCCACTGCGCATTCCATTCGCGCCATTCGAGCATTGCCAACAACATCTGAATGCGCGGGACATCAGCCAGCTTGCCGGTCTTAGGCGCGACCGCCTTCAGCACGAAACGTTCAAAGGCCGTCAGCAATTCAGCCAGCTTGGCGGCATCAGCCTCAGCCGCGCCATCCGCAAACCTGCCACCGTCAAAGAGCCGCGCATAACGTTCGCGCCGCTCGGTCAGATGCAGCGTCATCGTAATCTTAACCGCGCCCATTCCCAGCGGTTTGCCCATGCCGAGTTTGTGGCAATAGTTCTTGCCTGCTTCGCCCGGTAAACAAAGCGCCCAAGCCA is a window encoding:
- a CDS encoding TIGR03986 family CRISPR-associated RAMP protein produces the protein MQGKISQIDRQRRILRISGTDGKVYVADKAVLKDLDLNLLNVGDSLHFVPAGNKGEPRVGRIGEDRFESITLPDPPNYCGGPRQFRNPYNFVRIASPLPEQETAFKKAFVPHNSFHGLSGTITCRLRTLTPFFTPDSRTIKQDTEEGSETKGHKQMDYCSTEAPSNKPRTPMIHGSTIRGAVRSVFEAATNSGFTAISSKQLDRRSLPGEFRAAGRVIKLPTQNMPGEIQKMRTVRVPFDVLDRDASWATDGDEVWAELGNTANNNEIVVALHKQKPDQLKAKKGYVKLTGRHIITNETGDSLKRSEKFFYEAEKKLFRFSTEEVKAYNELIKAQQERAKQQRDSSENAFVAAEILKRDNYPLKEGQLVYFRESNGDACDLGYVSIPRYRYRHSVRDLLDPFFHPATDNQQLDPTARLFGFVSEAKQGSPQRSSYAGRVSFSDAHFIGDKVKHAAEVTLEILSSPKPTSCEFYLVNADDPTGVWIGGKHPRHRNYDDEFMRLRGRKFYWHQKDKGQYQWQEKQGMRKQNSQNATVRLLAAENEFRFMVRFSNLEGYELGALLWSLALDDGMAHKMGMGKPIGLGSVAIIVEDVVLIDRNTRYQKLFSATHESFEEGNQAASNWREEYVAVFQDWMKQRFGQPFEQLSNIVDLSAILQFPVVYQLLTHYPLLEGTNAKNFEWFMKNRKPEKIRDRRAQILPFTEQVAGVPDDLKRWRQND